The following proteins are encoded in a genomic region of Hymenobacter siberiensis:
- a CDS encoding DUF779 domain-containing protein, with protein sequence MPTPRVLVTAAAEATIDLLRDEHGPLMFHQSGGCCDGSSPMCFAKGEFRVGGNDTWLGRIYGCDFFMSASQFEYWKHTQLTVDVVKGRGASFSLEIPLGVRFLIRSRLFTEDEEKDMAPVFAGDEYPEMAV encoded by the coding sequence ATGCCCACCCCCCGCGTCCTCGTCACCGCCGCCGCCGAAGCCACCATCGACCTGCTCCGCGACGAGCACGGCCCGCTCATGTTCCACCAGAGCGGCGGGTGCTGCGACGGCTCCTCGCCCATGTGCTTTGCCAAGGGCGAGTTTCGGGTGGGCGGCAACGATACCTGGCTGGGCCGCATCTACGGCTGCGACTTTTTTATGAGCGCCAGCCAGTTCGAGTATTGGAAACACACCCAGCTCACGGTGGATGTAGTGAAGGGCCGGGGCGCCAGCTTCTCGCTGGAAATCCCGCTGGGCGTGCGGTTTCTGATTCGCTCGCGGCTATTTACCGAGGACGAGGAAAAGGATATGGCCCCGGTATTTGCCGGTGATGAATACCCGGAAATGGCGGTGTAA
- a CDS encoding S9 family peptidase has product MKHLLLGLGLLLALATPQDSVAQTAKTGSQPPLIDRELLFGDPEISGAQLSPDGKFLSFIRPYNGTRNIWVKGLNEPFDKARPMTNDQARPVRSYFWSRNGKYLLYSQDKAGDENFNIYAVNPAEALPAGQAVPTARDLTGLKGVRVQIVNAPLTDPNTLYIGLNDRDKAWHDLYKLNLTTGEKTLMRQNNDRIGDWVFDWNDQLRLAARSNPDGSTEWLRVEDEQMTPFYKTTIDEQSAVEGFAKDNQHVYLATNKGSRNLAEIVLLDPATGQEQPYQTDPLKRVDVGGLTISEKTHEPVYVSFEDDRMRRVWKDKSFEQDFAAVSRRLPGLDVQPISHTTDERLWLLAASSATQPSVSYLFDRQTKQLSKQYETRPKLHPADLADMKVVRYKSSDGLEIPAYLTLPKGVAAQNLPVIILPHGGPWGRDVYGFNTMAQFLANRGYAVLSPNFRASTGYGKQFLNAGNGEWGRKMQDDLTWGVKYLVAQGIADPKRVGIMGGSYGGYATLAGVAFTPDLYSAAVAIVAPSNLTTLLNAIPPYWEAGRKQMYARMADPGTAEGRAALDRMSPLGSANKIKTPLMVVQGANDPRVNKAEADQIVVALRDRNYPVQYLLAPDEGHGFARPVNNMAMFAASEKFLAGHLHGRYQESMSPAVAKRLEEITVDPKTVQLVTKTNVK; this is encoded by the coding sequence ATGAAACATCTCCTTTTGGGTTTGGGCCTGCTGCTGGCTTTGGCCACTCCGCAAGACAGCGTGGCCCAAACCGCCAAAACGGGCAGCCAGCCCCCGCTCATCGACCGCGAGCTGCTGTTCGGTGACCCCGAAATTTCGGGGGCGCAACTCTCGCCCGACGGCAAGTTTCTGTCCTTCATCCGGCCCTACAACGGCACCCGCAACATCTGGGTGAAAGGCCTGAACGAGCCCTTCGACAAGGCCCGACCCATGACCAACGACCAGGCTCGCCCGGTGCGCAGCTACTTCTGGAGCCGCAACGGCAAGTACCTGCTTTACAGCCAGGACAAAGCCGGCGACGAGAATTTCAACATCTACGCTGTGAACCCGGCGGAGGCCCTGCCCGCTGGCCAGGCCGTGCCCACCGCCCGCGACCTCACCGGCCTGAAGGGCGTGCGGGTGCAGATTGTCAACGCACCCCTCACCGACCCCAATACCTTGTATATCGGCCTGAATGACCGCGACAAGGCCTGGCACGACCTCTACAAGCTGAACCTGACCACCGGCGAGAAAACCCTGATGCGCCAGAACAACGACCGCATCGGCGACTGGGTGTTCGACTGGAACGACCAGCTGCGCCTGGCGGCCCGCTCGAACCCCGACGGCAGCACCGAGTGGCTGCGCGTGGAAGACGAGCAAATGACGCCCTTCTACAAGACCACGATTGACGAACAGAGCGCCGTGGAAGGCTTCGCCAAAGACAACCAGCACGTATACCTGGCCACCAATAAAGGCTCGCGCAACCTGGCCGAAATCGTGCTCCTCGACCCCGCTACCGGCCAGGAACAGCCCTACCAGACCGACCCGCTGAAACGCGTGGACGTGGGCGGCCTCACTATCTCGGAAAAAACGCATGAGCCAGTGTACGTAAGCTTCGAGGACGACCGGATGCGCCGCGTATGGAAGGACAAGAGCTTTGAGCAGGATTTTGCCGCCGTAAGCCGGCGGCTGCCGGGCCTGGATGTGCAGCCCATATCGCACACCACCGACGAGCGGCTGTGGCTGCTCGCGGCCAGCTCGGCCACCCAGCCCAGCGTGTCCTACTTATTTGACCGCCAGACCAAGCAGCTCAGCAAGCAGTACGAAACCCGTCCCAAGCTGCACCCCGCCGACCTGGCCGACATGAAAGTGGTGCGCTACAAGTCGTCGGACGGCCTCGAAATTCCGGCTTACCTGACCCTGCCCAAGGGCGTGGCGGCCCAAAACCTGCCCGTCATCATTCTGCCCCACGGCGGGCCCTGGGGGCGCGATGTCTACGGCTTCAACACCATGGCCCAGTTTCTGGCCAACCGGGGCTACGCCGTGCTCTCACCCAACTTCCGGGCCAGCACCGGCTACGGCAAGCAATTTCTGAACGCCGGCAATGGCGAGTGGGGCCGCAAAATGCAGGACGACCTGACCTGGGGCGTGAAGTACCTGGTGGCACAGGGCATTGCCGACCCCAAGCGCGTGGGCATCATGGGCGGCTCGTATGGCGGCTATGCCACGCTGGCTGGCGTGGCCTTCACCCCCGATTTGTACAGCGCCGCCGTGGCCATCGTGGCCCCATCCAACCTCACCACGCTGCTCAACGCCATTCCGCCCTACTGGGAGGCCGGCCGCAAGCAGATGTACGCCCGCATGGCCGACCCCGGCACTGCCGAAGGCCGGGCGGCTCTCGACCGCATGTCGCCGCTGGGCTCGGCCAATAAAATCAAAACCCCGCTCATGGTGGTGCAGGGCGCCAACGACCCCCGCGTGAACAAGGCCGAGGCCGACCAGATTGTGGTAGCCCTGCGCGACCGCAACTACCCCGTGCAGTACCTGCTGGCCCCCGACGAAGGCCACGGCTTCGCCCGCCCCGTGAACAACATGGCCATGTTTGCAGCCTCCGAGAAGTTTCTGGCCGGCCACTTGCACGGCCGCTACCAGGAAAGTATGAGCCCCGCCGTGGCCAAGCGCCTGGAGGAAATCACGGTTGACCCCAAAACGGTGCAGTTGGTGACGAAGACGAACGTGAAGTAG
- a CDS encoding MaoC family dehydratase: MSILTIGSLAELEAHTSQELGVSEYHTITQAQIDQFAAATLDFQWIHTDAERAAVESPFKATIAHGYLTVALLPYLWQQIVTIENLKMQVNYEIESLRFNQAVTVNSTVRLHAKLLSVANLRGIAKTRIEVSLEIEGVKKPAYTGVITFLYHFQEQ, from the coding sequence ATGTCCATCCTTACCATTGGCAGTCTTGCCGAACTCGAAGCGCATACCAGCCAGGAGCTGGGCGTGTCCGAATACCACACCATCACGCAGGCCCAAATCGACCAGTTTGCCGCCGCCACACTCGATTTTCAGTGGATTCATACCGATGCCGAGCGCGCTGCGGTAGAGTCGCCCTTTAAGGCCACCATTGCCCACGGCTATCTCACGGTAGCGCTGCTGCCCTACTTGTGGCAGCAAATTGTGACCATCGAGAACCTGAAAATGCAAGTGAATTACGAAATTGAAAGCCTGCGCTTCAACCAGGCCGTGACCGTGAACAGCACCGTGCGCCTGCACGCCAAGCTGCTGTCGGTGGCCAACCTGCGCGGCATTGCCAAAACCCGCATCGAAGTTTCGCTGGAAATTGAGGGCGTGAAAAAGCCGGCGTATACCGGCGTAATTACGTTCCTATACCACTTTCAGGAGCAATAG
- a CDS encoding SDR family NAD(P)-dependent oxidoreductase gives MPLRFQDKVVLITGGASGIGLATARRFASEGARVVLADYNQANLDAAVPEVQAAGAPEVLASLCNVAVEAQVEATVAATLARFGRLDAVVNNAGLMQFKALEELTGDDWLRILNVDLLGAFYFTKQAFLHMKPGGSIVNVSSIHAIETSPLVAPYAAAKAAMLSLTRSSALEGKPKGIRTNVVLPGAIDTPMLWENPNVKSGVEIIDKTDVGKPEDVAAIIAYLASDDAVFVQGAEVRVDGGRLNRL, from the coding sequence ATGCCTCTTCGCTTCCAGGATAAAGTCGTTCTCATTACCGGCGGTGCCAGCGGCATCGGCCTGGCCACGGCCCGGCGTTTCGCCTCCGAAGGGGCCCGCGTGGTACTCGCCGATTACAACCAGGCCAACCTCGATGCCGCCGTGCCCGAGGTGCAGGCCGCCGGCGCGCCCGAGGTGCTGGCCAGCCTCTGCAACGTGGCCGTGGAGGCCCAGGTAGAAGCCACCGTGGCCGCTACGTTGGCCCGGTTCGGCCGCCTCGATGCGGTGGTGAACAACGCCGGCCTCATGCAGTTCAAAGCCCTGGAGGAGCTGACCGGCGACGATTGGCTGCGCATTCTGAACGTGGACTTGCTGGGCGCGTTCTACTTCACCAAGCAGGCTTTTCTGCACATGAAGCCCGGCGGCAGCATTGTGAACGTGTCCAGCATTCACGCCATCGAAACCAGTCCGCTGGTGGCCCCTTATGCGGCGGCGAAGGCGGCCATGCTGTCGCTCACCCGCTCGTCGGCTCTCGAAGGCAAGCCGAAGGGCATCCGCACCAACGTCGTGCTGCCCGGCGCCATCGACACGCCCATGCTCTGGGAGAATCCGAACGTAAAATCCGGCGTCGAAATCATTGACAAAACCGACGTGGGCAAGCCCGAAGACGTGGCCGCCATCATCGCCTACCTCGCTTCGGATGATGCCGTCTTTGTGCAGGGAGCCGAAGTGCGCGTAGACGGCGGCCGGCTCAACCGGCTTTAG
- a CDS encoding family 1 glycosylhydrolase — MVPQFLFATGIENSNPTIQNGRHRVDELEKCNHYKLWQKDFDLVDELGIKFLRYGPPIHTTFLGPGKYDWSFADVTFQDLLRRNISPIVDLCHFGVPDWIGNFQNPDFPVLFAQYAKAFAQRFPWVQLYTPVNEMYICAVFSARYGWWNEQLTGDKSFVTALKYIVKANVLAMSAILEARPDAIFIQSESSEYFHAENPAAIGPAETMNSERFLSLDLNYGRRVNSSMYEFLTDNGMTREEYHFFLKNKMKHHCIMGNDYYHTNEHRVAADGSTRASGEIFGYHVITTQYHDRYRLPVMHTETNIWQGPNGDEAVNWLWKEWANVLRVRNDGVPMVGFTWYSLTDQVDWDTALRENNGRLNPVGLYDLDRNIRPVGTAYKHLIADWRQVLPAQSVCLQVPIVMPQASNAAWAREQKANAKADTADSSTKPANPTTTDSA; from the coding sequence ATGGTTCCTCAGTTCCTTTTCGCCACCGGCATCGAAAACAGCAACCCCACCATCCAGAACGGCCGGCACCGCGTGGATGAGCTGGAAAAATGCAACCACTACAAGCTCTGGCAGAAGGATTTCGACCTCGTCGATGAGCTGGGCATCAAGTTCCTGCGCTATGGGCCGCCCATTCACACCACGTTTCTGGGGCCGGGCAAGTACGACTGGAGCTTTGCCGATGTGACGTTTCAGGACCTGTTGCGGCGCAACATCTCGCCCATCGTGGACCTGTGCCATTTCGGCGTGCCCGACTGGATTGGCAACTTCCAGAACCCCGATTTTCCGGTGCTGTTTGCGCAGTATGCCAAAGCGTTTGCCCAGCGGTTTCCGTGGGTGCAGCTCTACACGCCGGTGAACGAGATGTACATCTGCGCCGTGTTTTCGGCCCGCTACGGCTGGTGGAACGAGCAGCTGACCGGCGATAAGTCCTTCGTGACGGCCCTTAAATACATCGTGAAGGCCAACGTACTGGCTATGAGCGCCATATTAGAAGCGCGACCCGATGCTATTTTCATCCAGAGCGAGTCGTCGGAATATTTCCACGCCGAAAATCCGGCCGCCATCGGCCCGGCCGAAACCATGAACTCCGAGCGGTTTCTGTCGCTGGATTTGAACTACGGCCGCCGCGTGAATTCGAGCATGTACGAATTCCTGACGGACAACGGCATGACCCGCGAAGAGTATCACTTCTTCCTGAAAAACAAGATGAAGCACCATTGCATAATGGGCAACGACTACTACCACACCAACGAGCACCGCGTGGCGGCCGATGGCAGCACCCGCGCCTCGGGCGAGATTTTTGGCTACCACGTCATCACCACACAGTACCACGACCGCTACCGCCTGCCCGTGATGCACACCGAAACCAACATCTGGCAGGGTCCCAACGGCGACGAGGCCGTGAACTGGCTCTGGAAAGAGTGGGCCAACGTGCTGCGCGTGCGCAACGACGGCGTGCCCATGGTGGGCTTCACCTGGTACTCCCTCACCGACCAGGTGGACTGGGACACCGCCCTGCGCGAAAACAACGGCCGCCTGAACCCCGTGGGTCTCTACGACCTCGACCGCAACATCCGGCCCGTGGGCACGGCCTACAAGCACCTCATCGCCGACTGGCGCCAGGTGCTGCCTGCCCAAAGCGTGTGCCTGCAAGTGCCCATCGTGATGCCCCAGGCCAGCAACGCCGCCTGGGCCCGGGAGCAAAAAGCCAACGCGAAAGCCGACACCGCCGATAGCTCCACCAAACCGGCCAATCCCACTACTACTGATTCCGCGTAA
- a CDS encoding 2,3-bisphosphoglycerate-dependent phosphoglycerate mutase, translating to MANLVLVRHGESTSNLANVFTGWLDVPLSPTGEAEAHTVADKLRGYHFDAAYSSDLIRAERTLDIIVARPAWATIPVHHAGALRERMYGDLQGLNKAETALKYGQAQIDSWRRSYAVPPPGGESLQQTQARAVKYFEAEIAPKLRAGQDILVVSHGNTLRGLRMYLEHLTPEEVESLEIVTGGICVYAFDAQLKIVERRLL from the coding sequence ATGGCCAACCTGGTGCTCGTCCGGCACGGCGAATCGACTTCCAACCTGGCCAATGTCTTCACCGGCTGGCTCGACGTGCCCCTCAGCCCCACCGGCGAGGCCGAGGCCCACACCGTGGCCGACAAGCTGCGCGGCTACCACTTCGACGCGGCCTACAGCTCCGACCTGATTCGGGCCGAGCGCACGCTCGACATCATTGTGGCGCGGCCGGCCTGGGCCACCATTCCGGTGCACCACGCCGGGGCCCTGCGGGAACGCATGTACGGCGATTTGCAGGGCCTCAACAAAGCCGAAACAGCCCTGAAATACGGCCAGGCCCAAATTGATAGCTGGCGGCGCAGCTACGCCGTGCCCCCGCCCGGCGGCGAAAGCCTGCAGCAAACCCAGGCCCGGGCCGTGAAATACTTTGAGGCCGAGATTGCCCCGAAGCTGCGCGCCGGCCAGGATATTCTGGTGGTATCGCACGGCAACACCTTGCGCGGGCTGCGCATGTACCTAGAGCACCTCACGCCGGAGGAAGTTGAATCGCTGGAAATTGTGACGGGCGGCATCTGCGTGTATGCGTTCGATGCGCAGCTGAAGATTGTGGAGCGGCGGCTACTGTAG
- a CDS encoding bifunctional 4-hydroxy-2-oxoglutarate aldolase/2-dehydro-3-deoxy-phosphogluconate aldolase → MNPLAHILEHKVIAIVRGADPRSLLRIARALHAGGVRLMEVTLNSPGALASIEEVAGAMEGKVLVGAGTVLDPETARAALLAGAKYIISPTLNKKTIRLTKRYGAVSIPGAYTATEILKAYEYGGDIIKVFPASASGAGYFKDIAGPLPFIPLMPTGGVSLDNIKGFKEAGAVAFGLGSALVDTRQAVTEEYLTQLTERARQFVAAVAG, encoded by the coding sequence ATGAACCCACTGGCCCACATTCTCGAACACAAGGTAATCGCCATTGTGCGCGGAGCCGACCCCCGGAGCCTGCTGCGCATTGCCCGGGCCCTGCACGCCGGTGGCGTGCGCCTGATGGAAGTGACGCTGAACTCGCCCGGCGCGCTGGCTTCGATTGAGGAAGTTGCCGGGGCGATGGAAGGCAAGGTGCTGGTGGGTGCCGGTACCGTGCTCGACCCCGAAACGGCCCGCGCCGCCCTGCTGGCCGGGGCGAAATACATCATCTCGCCCACCCTCAACAAAAAAACCATTCGCCTGACCAAGCGCTACGGGGCCGTGAGCATCCCCGGGGCCTACACCGCCACCGAGATTCTGAAGGCCTACGAATACGGCGGCGACATCATCAAAGTGTTTCCAGCCTCGGCCAGCGGCGCGGGCTATTTTAAAGATATTGCCGGGCCGCTGCCCTTCATTCCGCTCATGCCCACGGGCGGCGTTTCGCTGGATAATATCAAAGGATTTAAAGAAGCCGGGGCAGTAGCCTTCGGCCTGGGCAGCGCGCTGGTTGATACCCGGCAGGCCGTGACGGAGGAGTACCTGACGCAGCTCACGGAGCGGGCGCGGCAGTTTGTGGCGGCGGTGGCGGGGTAG
- the dgoD gene encoding galactonate dehydratase, translated as MKITRFELFQVPPRWLFLKIETDTGFVGWGEPVIEGKAATVAAAVTELMSTLIGKDPLHIEDHWQVMYRGGFYRGGPILMSAIAGIDQALWDIKGKYHDAPIYQLLGGPVRDKMRVYSWIGGDRPEHVGAAAVDMVAKGFTAIKMNATDEMAYVDSYVKIDAVLARVAAVRAAGGPGLGIGIDFHGRVHKTMAKVLAHELEIYRPMFIEEPVLPQNNEALREIARHTSIPIATGERMFSRWDFKQLLIDGYVDIIQPDVSHAGGITECKKIIGMAEAFDVAAAPHCPLGPIALAACLQVDASCHNAFIQEQSLGIHYNKENDLLDYLVDKSVFDYEAGHCRIPGGPGLGIEINEEYVRRRAAIGHNWHNPIWRNEDGSVAEW; from the coding sequence ATGAAAATCACCCGCTTCGAACTCTTTCAGGTGCCGCCGCGCTGGCTGTTCCTCAAAATTGAAACCGATACCGGCTTCGTGGGCTGGGGCGAGCCCGTGATTGAGGGCAAGGCGGCCACCGTGGCCGCTGCCGTAACCGAGCTGATGTCAACCCTAATCGGCAAAGACCCGCTTCACATCGAAGACCATTGGCAGGTGATGTACCGGGGCGGCTTCTACCGGGGCGGGCCCATTCTGATGTCGGCCATCGCGGGTATCGACCAGGCGCTGTGGGACATCAAGGGCAAGTACCACGATGCGCCGATTTACCAATTGCTGGGCGGCCCGGTGCGCGACAAAATGCGCGTTTACTCTTGGATTGGCGGCGACCGGCCCGAGCACGTAGGCGCGGCGGCCGTCGACATGGTGGCCAAGGGATTCACCGCCATTAAGATGAACGCCACCGACGAAATGGCCTACGTCGATTCCTACGTGAAGATTGACGCCGTGCTGGCCCGCGTGGCGGCCGTGCGGGCGGCGGGCGGGCCGGGGCTGGGCATCGGCATCGATTTCCACGGTCGGGTGCACAAAACCATGGCCAAGGTGCTGGCCCACGAGCTGGAAATCTATCGGCCCATGTTCATCGAGGAGCCCGTGCTGCCGCAGAACAACGAGGCTCTGCGCGAGATTGCCCGGCATACCAGCATTCCCATCGCCACCGGCGAGCGCATGTTTTCGCGCTGGGATTTCAAGCAGTTGCTCATCGATGGCTACGTCGATATCATTCAGCCCGATGTATCGCACGCCGGCGGCATCACCGAGTGCAAAAAAATCATCGGCATGGCCGAAGCCTTCGATGTGGCCGCCGCGCCGCACTGCCCGTTGGGGCCGATTGCGCTGGCCGCCTGCTTGCAAGTGGATGCCTCGTGCCACAATGCTTTCATTCAGGAGCAGAGCCTGGGCATTCACTACAACAAGGAGAATGATTTGCTTGATTACCTGGTTGATAAGTCAGTATTTGACTACGAGGCCGGGCATTGCCGCATTCCCGGTGGGCCGGGGCTCGGCATTGAAATCAACGAGGAATACGTGCGCCGCCGCGCCGCCATTGGCCACAACTGGCACAATCCCATCTGGCGAAATGAGGATGGGAGCGTGGCAGAATGGTAG
- a CDS encoding 2-dehydro-3-deoxygalactonokinase, with protein sequence MNPITTFLSCDWGTTSFRLRLVERETRKILAGASSKEGNAATAGRWQQAGQPPEQRVAFYLTIVRRHIQQMAAAAQTTLAGVPVVISGMASSTIGMAELPYKPLPFAVDGSDLLTQTIAPTVDFPHPVLLISGVRSADDVMRGEEVQLVGCGFENTPEEQLFLHPGTHAKHVTVQHGQATALKTYMTGELFALLATQSILAASVEAEGMLAEGRHQQWFARGVLEGQQVNLLHNAFMVRTNDLFSQNSKSENYFYLSGLLIGSECHELLAHRPARIVLAGEPVLVDLYGAALRVLGIAHKCPVTTKTAEEVTLNGQLAVLKQHLATLPTA encoded by the coding sequence ATGAACCCCATTACCACCTTCCTCAGCTGCGACTGGGGCACTACTTCCTTCCGCCTGCGGCTGGTGGAGCGCGAAACCCGGAAAATTCTGGCCGGAGCAAGCTCGAAGGAGGGCAACGCGGCCACGGCCGGGCGCTGGCAACAGGCCGGGCAGCCGCCGGAGCAGCGCGTGGCGTTTTACCTGACCATCGTGCGGCGGCACATTCAGCAGATGGCAGCGGCGGCCCAAACCACGCTGGCGGGCGTGCCCGTGGTGATTTCGGGCATGGCTTCGTCCACCATCGGCATGGCGGAGCTGCCGTACAAGCCGCTGCCCTTCGCGGTGGATGGCTCGGATTTGCTCACCCAAACCATTGCTCCGACGGTCGATTTTCCGCATCCCGTTTTGTTGATTTCGGGCGTGCGGAGCGCCGATGATGTAATGCGCGGCGAGGAGGTGCAGTTGGTGGGCTGCGGGTTTGAAAATACGCCCGAGGAGCAGCTTTTCCTGCATCCCGGCACCCACGCCAAGCACGTAACGGTGCAACACGGCCAGGCCACCGCCCTGAAAACCTACATGACCGGGGAGCTTTTCGCGCTGCTTGCTACCCAAAGCATCCTGGCGGCCTCGGTGGAAGCAGAGGGGATGCTCGCCGAAGGCCGGCATCAGCAGTGGTTTGCCCGGGGCGTGCTGGAAGGCCAGCAGGTCAACCTGCTGCACAACGCTTTTATGGTGCGTACCAACGACTTATTCAGCCAGAATAGCAAGTCTGAAAACTACTTCTACCTGAGCGGCCTGCTCATTGGCAGCGAGTGCCACGAGCTGCTGGCCCACCGCCCGGCCCGCATCGTGCTGGCCGGCGAGCCCGTGCTGGTGGACCTCTATGGCGCGGCCCTGCGCGTGCTGGGTATTGCCCACAAGTGCCCGGTAACCACCAAAACTGCCGAAGAAGTGACCCTGAACGGCCAGCTGGCCGTGTTGAAGCAGCACCTTGCCACCTTGCCTACCGCGTAA
- a CDS encoding SMP-30/gluconolactonase/LRE family protein produces MQAESILHAQAALGEGAIWNPETAELYWVDIEGRALHVFDPATGHDRPYPVGRRIGTVVPRCSGRALVALQTGIHEIDLATGLLTRLAHPLTDEHLRFNDGKCDPAGRLWVGTFDMLLRPHAGTLYRFDPDGSTHVMLPRITNSNGIAWSSDRTTMYYIDTPTLAVQAFDYDNATGSIANSRVVVRFAEAEGWPDGMTIDAEGKLWVALWGGGRVQRYDPGTGALLQVVAVPAPFTSSCAFGGSGLETLFITSARGGLTPQQAATFPLSGDVFAVRPGVAGVPACFFGE; encoded by the coding sequence ATGCAGGCCGAATCCATTCTTCATGCGCAGGCAGCTTTGGGCGAAGGAGCCATCTGGAATCCGGAAACGGCCGAGTTGTATTGGGTTGATATCGAGGGTCGGGCGCTGCACGTTTTCGACCCCGCCACGGGCCACGACCGGCCTTACCCCGTGGGCAGGCGCATTGGCACGGTGGTGCCCCGGTGCAGTGGCCGCGCCCTGGTGGCCCTGCAAACCGGCATTCACGAAATCGACCTGGCCACCGGCCTGCTCACCCGCCTCGCCCACCCCCTGACGGACGAGCATCTACGCTTCAATGATGGCAAGTGCGACCCGGCGGGCCGCCTCTGGGTGGGCACGTTCGATATGCTGCTGCGCCCGCACGCCGGCACCCTCTACCGCTTCGACCCCGATGGCAGCACGCACGTCATGCTGCCCCGCATCACCAACTCCAACGGCATCGCGTGGTCATCGGACCGCACCACAATGTACTACATCGACACGCCCACGCTCGCCGTGCAGGCGTTCGACTACGACAATGCCACCGGCAGCATTGCCAACTCGCGCGTCGTCGTCCGTTTCGCCGAGGCCGAGGGCTGGCCCGATGGCATGACCATCGACGCGGAAGGTAAGCTCTGGGTGGCGCTGTGGGGCGGCGGGCGCGTGCAGCGCTACGACCCTGGCACGGGGGCATTGCTGCAGGTAGTGGCGGTGCCCGCGCCGTTCACTTCGTCGTGCGCTTTCGGCGGGTCGGGGCTGGAAACGCTGTTCATCACCTCGGCGCGGGGCGGCCTCACACCGCAGCAAGCGGCGACGTTTCCGCTCAGTGGCGACGTTTTTGCGGTGCGGCCCGGCGTGGCGGGCGTGCCGGCCTGCTTTTTTGGAGAGTAG
- a CDS encoding penicillin-binding protein 1C produces the protein MISPAAAFLITDILAQRTRPDLPMGYQNSRHLPKIAWKTGTSYGRRDTWSIGYNQDYTIGVWVGNFSGQGSPALTGADVASPLLFDLFNTLAYNSPNNWAVPPATLDCRLVCAETGLVPGEHCPNQLIDYYLPGTSSARRCEHQKKALVSADGTIAYCRACVPAAGFRRQLFLNPLPEVLAFREAQGLPASRLPPHNPACRLVHNTDGGAGAALVITSPLDHAEYVLDRHEQQQMLLSCAAGSEVRQVFWYVNDQFLRAASATERVFFRPPSGTVKISCADDHGRNVDIKLEVQEL, from the coding sequence TTGATAAGCCCCGCCGCCGCCTTCCTCATCACCGACATTCTGGCCCAGCGCACCCGACCCGACCTCCCGATGGGCTACCAGAACAGCCGCCACCTGCCCAAAATCGCCTGGAAAACCGGCACCAGCTACGGCCGCCGCGATACCTGGAGCATTGGCTACAATCAGGACTACACCATCGGCGTGTGGGTGGGCAACTTCAGCGGGCAGGGCAGCCCGGCCCTCACCGGAGCCGATGTGGCCTCGCCCCTGCTCTTTGACCTCTTCAACACGCTCGCCTACAACTCGCCCAACAACTGGGCCGTGCCGCCCGCCACCCTCGATTGTCGCCTCGTCTGCGCCGAAACGGGCCTCGTACCGGGCGAGCATTGCCCCAACCAGCTCATCGACTACTACCTGCCCGGCACCTCGTCGGCCCGGCGCTGCGAGCACCAGAAAAAAGCCTTGGTATCGGCCGATGGCACGATTGCCTACTGCCGGGCCTGCGTGCCGGCGGCCGGTTTCCGGCGGCAGTTATTCCTAAACCCGCTGCCCGAAGTATTGGCGTTCCGGGAGGCGCAGGGGTTGCCCGCCAGCCGCCTGCCGCCGCACAACCCCGCCTGCCGCCTCGTGCACAACACCGACGGCGGCGCGGGCGCGGCCCTGGTCATCACCTCCCCGCTCGACCATGCCGAGTACGTGCTCGACCGCCACGAGCAGCAGCAAATGCTGCTCAGCTGTGCAGCGGGCAGCGAGGTGCGCCAGGTTTTCTGGTACGTGAACGACCAGTTTCTGCGGGCCGCGTCGGCCACCGAGCGGGTCTTTTTCCGTCCGCCCAGCGGGACCGTCAAAATCTCCTGCGCCGACGACCACGGCCGCAATGTCGACATCAAGTTGGAAGTGCAGGAGTTGTAG